A DNA window from Primulina tabacum isolate GXHZ01 chromosome 12, ASM2559414v2, whole genome shotgun sequence contains the following coding sequences:
- the LOC142521334 gene encoding uncharacterized protein LOC142521334: MDMADAEIQGLKAQVAQLMEENAQLTHMVEILPEEEPEEEPKEEELIEIDEPIAAEMSGRPPRQNRNPRYANNNNANEGDNGPPPGFSLNQADLMAIATIVATTLQGLVNPNANQPPPPPPQHGVKFHYESLRKNRCPTYSGAVDPEVSQSWLKSVETQLRLLEIPEALKVDVILPFLEDKAGKWWEAISPAMTAIGPITWQRFREAFLKQYYPAEIRLQKLSEFENFSQAPDMSVVEYTSQFNALGSYAPAIMADEVLKLHCFKRGLNSRIQSALAVYQPANFSDLMGAAIRAEADIRRREGKNRNKRPHSGQPSQGKPMFKRPNQSGGPPSGHSPATNYQGLKSCQTCGFRHAAECRRASGCPTAANRPAGPNRGTGPNAGAGPSKPKEDKPNTRIFAITQEEADDANEVVSGTILIQQVPAYALFDCGATHSFMSKRFAKKLGHKLENLAEPFRIATPTTRAIETHEIYRDCKISISNQTFSADLIQLIMVDFDIILGMDWLARNNAIVDCKGKRFKLRTPDREEVVFHGKSKERKSVLSASQAWKAMKSEEYIYLAMVSEVREEVELKLEDIPIVREFPDVFQKDSRGRSRTAKWSSRSTWFPLKGAVIFSKLDLRTGYHQLKVRAEDIPKTAFRTRYGHYEFTVMPFGLTNAPTTFMDLMNRVFKQFLDQFIVVFIDDILVYSPDETSHEEHLHLALPTLRDNKLYAKFSKCEFWQRSVSFLGHVISKEGVSVDPRKVEAITEWPKTKNATDIRSFLGLAGYYRKFVEGFSSIAVPLTKLTQKNSKFTWSEDCEKSFQTLKEKLASTPVLILLAENKDFTIYSDASKESLGCVLMHEGRVIAYASRQLKPHE, from the exons ATGGACATGGCTGATGCGGAGATACAGGGACTTAAGGCACAGGTGGCGCAGCTCATGGAAGAGAACGCCCAGCTCACCCATATGGTGGAGATACTGCCAGAGGAAGAGCCAGAGGAGGAACCGAAAGAGGAGGAGCTGATAGAGATAGATGAGCCTATAGCAGCA gaAATGAGCGGTAGACCTCCAAGACAAAACCGCAACCCTCGCTACGCTAACAACAACAATGCCAACGAAGGCGATAATGGACCGCCACCTGGGTTCAGTCTTAACCAAGCAGAcctgatggctatagccacgatcGTGGCGACAACACTGCAAGGGTTAGTGAACCCAAACGCCAAtcaaccaccaccacctccaccacagCACGGAGTTAAGTTCCACTACGAATCACTCCGCAAGAACAGGTGTCCAACCTATAGTGGAGCTGTCGACCCTGAAGTTAGCCAGAGCTGGCTGAAAAGTGTGGAGACTCAGTTGCGGCTATTGGAAATTCCCGAGGCACTGAAAGTGGACGTGATATTGCCTTTCCTGGAGGATAAAGCAGGCAAGTGGTGGGAGGCAATCTCTCCAGCCATGACAGCTATAGGACCAATCACGTGGCAGCGTTTTAGAGAAGCTTTTCTGAAACAATATTATCCGGCCGAGATCAGACTGCAGAAACTgagtgagtttgaaaatttCAGTCAAGCTCCAGACATGTCAGTCGTGGAGTACACCTCCCAGTTCAATGCCCTTGGATCATATGCTCCAGCAATCATGGCAGATGAAGTTCTGAAATTGCACTGCTTTAAGAGGGGTTTGAACAGCAGAATCCAATCAGCTCTAGCAGTCTACCAACCTGCCAACTTTTCAGACCTGATGGGCGCGGCTATTCGAGCCGAAGCTGACATTCGTCGAAGAGAAGGGAAAAACAGGAACAAGCGACCCCATAGCGGCCAACCTTCTCAGGGAAAACCAATGTTCAAAAGGCCCAATCAGTCAGGTGGACCTCCATCAGGGCACTCCCCCGCCACTAACTATCAAGGACTCAAGTCATGCCAAACTTGTGGCTTCAGACACGCCGCGGAATGCCGAAGGGCCAGTGGG TGTCCTACCGCCGCCAACCGACCAGCAGGGCCGAACAGAGGAACTGGGCCAAACGCAGGAGCAGGCCCTAGTAAACCAAAGGAGGACAAACCTAACACCAGGATCTTTGCCATCACTCAGGAAGAGGCAGACGACGCCAATGAAGTCGTGTCAGGTACCATACTTATTCAGCAAGTGCCTGCTTATGCATTATTTGACTGTGGTGCTACCCATTCCtttatgtctaagagatttgctaAGAAGTTAGGACATAAGCTCGAGAATCTAGCTGAACCCTTTCGAATAGCCACACCTACAACTAGGGCCATTGAAACTCACGAAATTTACAGAGATTGTAAGATTAGTATCAGTAATCAGACTTTTAGCGCCGACTTGATACAGTTGATCATGGTCGATTTCGACATCATcttaggaatggattggttagccaggAACAACGCAATAGTAGATTGTAAGGGAAAGAGATTCAAACTCCGAACCCCAGATCGGGAAGAAGTCGTGTTTCACGGTAAATCCAAGGAACGGAAATCGGTGCTTTCCGCATCTCAagcttggaaagccatgaaatccGAAGAATATATCTACCTAGCAATGGTCAGTGAAGTAAGAGAAGAAGTCGAGCTAAAACTGGAGGACATCCCGATAGTGAGAGAGTTCCCAGATGTTTTCCAGAAGGACTCTCGGGGACGGTCCCGAACCGCGAAGTGGAGTTCAAGATCAACCTGGTTCCCG cttaaaGGAGCCGTCATCTTTTCTAAACTGGATCTGAGGACaggttaccatcagttgaaggttagggctGAAGATATCCCTAAAACTGCCTTtcgaaccagatatgggcattatgagttcacagtgatgccttttggcCTGACGAACGCACCGACAAcattcatggatctaatgaacagAGTATTCAAACAATTCCTGGATCAGTTCATAGTGGTATTTATCGACGATATCCTCGTCTATTCTCCTGACGAGACAAGCCATGAAGAGCACCTTCACCTTGCTCTGCCAACCTTAAGAGATAATAAGCTCTATGCtaagtttagcaagtgtgaattctggcaAAGAAGTGTGTCATTTCTAGGACACGTAATATCAAAAGAAGGAGTGTCAGTGGATCCAAGGAAAGTAGAAGCAATTACTGAGTGGCCGAAAACTAAGAACGCCACCGACATCAGAAGCTTTCTTGGATTGGCAGGTTACTACCGGAAGTTTGTCGAAGGGTTCTCCTCGATAGCCGTGCCACTGACgaagctcacacagaagaattCTAAATTCACCTGGAGTGAGGATTGCGAGAAGAGTTTCCAGACATTGAAAGAGAAACTCGCGTCCACACCAGTGTTGATCCTGCTCGCAGAGAATAAAGACTTCACTATCTACAGTGACGCCTCTAAGGAAAGTCTAGGATGCGTACTAATGCATGAAGGAAGAGTGATtgcctacgcatcaaggcagttgaaaccgcacgagTAG
- the LOC142521013 gene encoding cypmaclein-like, whose translation MISKPVVAFFLAGFFFLHMIQALETVSIKGLGATGDLEAKIDCGKECTRRCQLASRQKICHRACGTCCARCNCVPPGTSGNQDVCPCYANMTTHDGRKKCP comes from the exons ATGATCTCTAAACCAGTCGTAGCTTTCTTCCTCGCTGGATTCTTCTTTCTTCACATGATTCAAGCCCTTGAAACG GTTAGCATCAAAGGGCTCGGAGCGACTGGTGATCTTGAAGCAAAAATAG ATTGTGGCAAAGAATGTACTAGGAGGTGTCAATTAGCATCAAGGCAGAAGATATGCCACAGGGCTTGTGGGACTTGCTGCGCTCGGTGCAATTGCGTGCCTCCCGGCACCTCCGGTAACCAAGACGTTTGCCCCTGCTATGCCAATATGACGACTCACGATGGCCGAAAGAAGTGCCCATGA